atatgttTAGTTTTCCAAGttatttaaggaaaaaaaaacacttagTTTTTCTATTACGTGCATGTAAAGGGTAATTTCTTTGACAAATTCATTCAATTTCTTGAGTTTGatacaattaaaataaaataaaaaactttagaaaatACCAACGTATTTTTTTAGAATTGCAACCCGAGTGCAACTCGGGGGGAATTTGCGGAGGGTACAGGTAAACAGTAAATAAGTGATGAAGTATGGGTAAAATTGAGATTGGGTTGGGCGTTGAGTTGGGTTGGGCTGCAGGGCTGGCTGGACGTGTGTGAAAATGGGAAATGACCCATCGTCAGACAAGTGACTCAATCCATAGAAGGACTTTCCAaagcttttctctttctttctttcctgtGCAGTGTgcactgagagagagagagagagagagagagagagagagagagtcccCACAACTGTCTGTCCTCGCAGCTGGACAAAACTGCCACCGCCAATAATGCTAGGGACCTTGTAAACCAGACAACCATAGCCTTCTcactctgtctctctctctctcttctgctAACTCTCACCAACTCTCTCTCAGTTTCATGTATATCTAAGCATTACTATTAGCATATCCTCTCAAAATCAGTTTGAGAGTTTTCCACCCTTCATTTCTTACCACACCCGACCTTAGtacatttccattttcttcacCCCACCTTTGTTTTAACCCATcttcacctctctctctctctctgtctgagGCCCATTTCAACCTCTTGTGTCAAGTACTCTATACCTCTTTCTGATCTCCTCAATTAGTTAGTTCTTCAATGCTAGCACAGAGCATTAAATATTGTTCTATTTAGGAGCATCATTACACCCATCACAAAACAAAggaatatatttattttatggtgtTGGATTTATGGGGTCTCATTCTGCTTCTTATTGCTGGGGCTTCTTACATTTATTGCAATTGTTCTGTTAGCATCACAATGGAATGTTGGTAACTTGGTATAGCCAATATAtctagagatagagagagagatagaacaATTTAAGGCACAGTTCACCCAACAACTGCTCAGCTCAGCTGCAATGGAGAGGCTTCAAGGACCCATTGATCCCTGTGTATGTTATGTTATCTTTGCTCAATTTGTTTGTACtgccctttctttttctctttcccctTTCTAGAATCCCTTCCCTAGCCTCAAGAAATGCACTGCATTTACTTCTCAAAATGCTTGCATTCAATGCAATGTGTGTTGTTTTCCTGGAAATAATAACACCGTGCTACACTGTTTTCCTCTTTCACATTCCATTCTCATTCCATTTTTGTTCTACCTTTCCTTtgttgaaagttgaaactgAACCCCCCACTAAACCCATgtcagttttgtttttatttttctcttgctTTCTTTAATAGAAAAAGGTTAGGTGTGAAGCCCAGTAAAGTTCTTACCTTTTCCAAActtactttctttctttattcacattttttataattatttctGGGTTTATGGTTTGTTGCAGTTTTTTGGTGAGCATTTGGATTTTCAGTGCTTAGAACAAGGATTGAGCACCACAGAAAGCTTGAgatttgaggaagaagaagaagcagcacaTCTCTCAATACCAAGCTTGGAAGACAAAATGCCATTCCTTCAGATGTTACAAACTGTAAACTCCCCCCCACCTTACTTTCCCTTGAAAGAGCCAAGCTTTCAGGCACTCTTGAGACTACATCACCTAAAGAATCCATGGGAGTTAGGCAAAGCCTACATGCCTGAAATGGAGACCCAACTTCAGACAGCACTAGAGATTGAGAGCTGTGTGACCCATGACATGGTTGAGTTGCATTCACCTGTTAAATCAGAAGCCAAGGACCTTCATAATCACCCACATTCAGTTTCTGCTGGTAATCTGGAGGCTGTTAGTTCAGAGTGCATCCAAGACCAGGAACAGCCCAACTCAGCTGAAATTAACTGTTGTAGGAAAGGCAATAACTCATCAGGATCTCCTCCACCTACCTGGGCTCAAGCACAAAATGAACCTGAGCAGACCCAGTACCCCAAATCCCCTCCAGTCaccagagaaagaagaaagcgcaagagaacaaggccaaccaagaacaaagaagaagTAGAGAGCCAGCGCATGACTCACATTGCTGTTGAACGCAACCGCAGGCGCCAAATGAATGACCATCTCAATGTTCTCAGGTCCCTCATGCCCACATCCTACATTCAAAGGGTAAGcatatatatgaatttttaatcTTTAGCTTCTTACAATTTCATGTGTTAGCTTGAAGAAGCCATGATATGTTCTTTATTGAAATAAGCtttgtttttcaaagggtGACCAAGCATCTATTGTGGGGGGTGCAATAGACTTTGTGAAGGAATTGGAGCAGCTGCTTCAATCCCTTGAAGCCCAAAAGAGAATGAGAAGAGCTGATCAAGGGAGCAATGGTGACAACTCTTTtagctcatcatcatcatcctcctcTGCCAGTATGGCAATGCCATCCAATGGAATGTTCATGTCTCTGTCCCAATGCAGAATTGGGTCTCATGAGGAaggcaccaccaccacccaccTTGAGGATGAAGTCACAGCACAGAACAAGTCTGAGGCTGCAGACATAGATGTCACAGTGATCCAAACCCATGTGAACTTAAAAATCCAGTGCCAAAGAAGAGCTGGCCAGTTGATGAAAGCCATTCTTGCATTGGAAGATCTTAGGCTCACAGTTTTGCACCTCAACATTACTTCTTCACAAGATACTGTTCTTTACTCTTTCAATCTCAAGgtattatttatcttttacaattttttttttcattctgtcttatctgtttgttttttcctaGTCAAACATTCTGACTTGGATCTCAAGCTACCCTAGCTAGCAGGCTAGCATATATGATATAATATCACAACACCCCAGTAAagcttctttttcatttgttattttattgctCTTGTTTTGAGGAGAGGTGTGTATGGatgtaatataatattaacagAGTTTGGAATTTAAATTTGGTGTGTTACTGCAGATAGAGGAAGGATGCAAGTTAGGATCTGCAGATGAGATTGCTAGAGCTGTACATCAAATATTCAGCTTCATCGACGGCTGCAGCTGATTGGTTTAATGAGTCAAGGCAGTGCTCCAGAAAGCAGCTAACCCCATTTCATTTCTTAGAGAGAGTAGGGataggaaaggaaaaagaaagtgaccacatgaaatgaaaaatgtaaGGTGGTCTTTCACTCTTTTAGGATATTGGGATGGAGATGGGGGAGCAGAGGGAACCTCCACTTTAAACATTGTTTCCATCTCCTAGGATGTAAATTTGTGTGTTTTAGTTTTACCCGCTGAGGTTGTAGTGACAATGCTGCAGATGATGTCtatttcttcctctctcttttttttgttttttttaatggggGCCCACCATGCTTGCTGGAGAGTTTAGGGCTCATTTTGAATATCTGATATTCTCATCATCATTACAGCTTTGCAAAGGATGCTTCTCTTTCTATATTTGACTTTTGGGGCTATCCATATGGACTATGAGTCCGTAAGGTGCTTCATCATTGCATATGGCTTTATGCATGTCCTTAAGCCTACACTTTTACCTGCCTCTTGGGTTTCTGAAGTCTGTACATTTTTCTTCAGCCTCCATGGATGATATGATAa
Above is a window of Prunus persica cultivar Lovell chromosome G2, Prunus_persica_NCBIv2, whole genome shotgun sequence DNA encoding:
- the LOC18784699 gene encoding transcription factor bHLH67; this translates as MERLQGPIDPCFFGEHLDFQCLEQGLSTTESLRFEEEEEAAHLSIPSLEDKMPFLQMLQTVNSPPPYFPLKEPSFQALLRLHHLKNPWELGKAYMPEMETQLQTALEIESCVTHDMVELHSPVKSEAKDLHNHPHSVSAGNLEAVSSECIQDQEQPNSAEINCCRKGNNSSGSPPPTWAQAQNEPEQTQYPKSPPVTRERRKRKRTRPTKNKEEVESQRMTHIAVERNRRRQMNDHLNVLRSLMPTSYIQRGDQASIVGGAIDFVKELEQLLQSLEAQKRMRRADQGSNGDNSFSSSSSSSSASMAMPSNGMFMSLSQCRIGSHEEGTTTTHLEDEVTAQNKSEAADIDVTVIQTHVNLKIQCQRRAGQLMKAILALEDLRLTVLHLNITSSQDTVLYSFNLKIEEGCKLGSADEIARAVHQIFSFIDGCS